A genomic segment from Kyrpidia tusciae DSM 2912 encodes:
- a CDS encoding spore germination protein, which produces MQGGKKKNNRRKTSEEKHQKKNIRRKTSEEKHQLVSLRSFGVPYLSPLAPIMWPDIQDVFTRPPSWQMRQRPKTMEPVDSIRSAEIPRPLPGQSEQDPL; this is translated from the coding sequence GTGCAAGGCGGCAAAAAGAAAAACAACAGAAGAAAAACATCAGAAGAAAAACATCAGAAGAAAAACATCAGAAGAAAAACATCAGAAGAAAAACATCAGTTGGTTTCGCTGCGGTCCTTCGGGGTGCCGTATCTGTCCCCCCTTGCTCCCATCATGTGGCCGGACATCCAGGATGTCTTCACGAGGCCACCGTCGTGGCAGATGCGCCAGCGTCCAAAAACCATGGAGCCGGTGGATTCCATTCGGAGCGCGGAGATCCCGAGGCCCCTGCCGGGTCAGTCGGAACAAGATCCTCTCTGA
- a CDS encoding PIG-L deacetylase family protein encodes MASRLVRARRGATLAIAGLVALALFGFGFISLAPYWIDLFRPAPMPPVVDERDFGDRIMYIAPHPDDESLGGGGLIQRLVAQGKQVFVVFMTVGDGYRRAAEEAFHVFPATPADLRRLGVFRHGEALAALRRLGVSSENVVFFGFPDGGLSPMWEVHWSDDDPVRGPNGATRAPYPFAYQPDRPYSGSAAVAKLEAVLQRFQPTDVVYPDPFDQHPDHLATSAFVVYTLAKLQQQVREWTYLVHRGDYPVPWTYEPKWALLPPNSLVAVGVHWLAFPLRDEEEAGKYAGISQHVSQVRTIGPFLRAFVRRNELFGRIDTPVLRSVAGFDPMGDARASAAAGAPRERTWSFIGSGRSGNRAEPAPLAPYTVVLDAVGDTLHREWEGSADLRAVASVRSGGRWYIGIQTRRRIDPAVSYELHLRLFQKAGVGRVDVSVRGGVPRVLPGSAPWDTFAPDARVLGDVLWLSFPDARLADTRSWMVGVETQVAGHLVDHTPWRLIRVAF; translated from the coding sequence GTGGCTTCGCGACTCGTTAGAGCTCGGCGGGGGGCGACGCTCGCCATCGCGGGGCTTGTTGCCCTGGCGCTTTTTGGATTCGGATTCATTTCGCTCGCTCCTTATTGGATCGATCTCTTTCGTCCGGCACCGATGCCGCCCGTGGTGGACGAAAGGGATTTTGGCGATCGGATCATGTACATAGCTCCGCACCCGGACGATGAGTCCTTGGGCGGAGGAGGGCTGATCCAACGGCTTGTGGCCCAGGGGAAGCAGGTCTTCGTCGTGTTCATGACGGTGGGGGATGGTTACCGGCGAGCGGCGGAAGAAGCTTTTCATGTATTCCCCGCCACGCCCGCGGACCTGAGGCGGCTGGGGGTTTTTCGTCACGGCGAAGCGTTGGCGGCCCTTCGGCGTCTGGGGGTATCTTCGGAGAATGTCGTATTCTTTGGCTTCCCGGACGGGGGCCTTTCGCCGATGTGGGAGGTTCATTGGTCTGACGATGACCCGGTCCGGGGACCCAACGGCGCCACCCGGGCGCCGTACCCTTTCGCCTATCAGCCGGATCGACCGTACAGTGGCAGCGCTGCGGTGGCGAAGTTGGAGGCGGTTTTGCAACGGTTTCAGCCCACAGATGTGGTTTATCCGGATCCTTTTGATCAGCATCCGGACCACCTGGCGACCTCGGCCTTTGTGGTGTATACCCTGGCCAAATTGCAACAGCAAGTGAGGGAGTGGACGTATCTCGTCCACCGGGGCGATTACCCAGTGCCCTGGACCTATGAGCCAAAATGGGCGTTACTGCCACCGAATTCCTTGGTTGCCGTCGGGGTGCACTGGCTGGCTTTCCCCCTTCGCGATGAGGAGGAGGCGGGCAAATATGCCGGCATCTCGCAGCACGTTTCCCAAGTGCGGACCATTGGCCCTTTTTTGCGGGCTTTCGTGCGGAGAAATGAACTTTTCGGCCGAATCGACACGCCGGTTCTCCGATCGGTGGCGGGTTTTGACCCGATGGGGGACGCCCGGGCCAGTGCGGCGGCAGGAGCGCCGAGGGAGCGCACTTGGAGTTTCATTGGCTCTGGCAGATCCGGAAACCGGGCTGAACCAGCCCCCTTGGCGCCTTATACCGTGGTGCTCGATGCGGTGGGGGATACGCTTCATCGGGAGTGGGAGGGATCCGCGGATCTTCGGGCGGTGGCATCGGTGCGCAGCGGCGGACGGTGGTACATCGGCATCCAGACCCGCAGGCGGATTGATCCGGCTGTCTCCTACGAGCTTCACCTGCGTCTGTTTCAAAAGGCGGGAGTGGGGAGAGTTGATGTTTCTGTGCGGGGCGGGGTGCCCAGGGTTCTGCCAGGATCTGCGCCATGGGATACGTTTGCCCCCGATGCCAGGGTTCTCGGTGATGTGTTGTGGCTTTCGTTTCCGGATGCGCGGCTTGCGGACACCCGAAGCTGGATGGTGGGGGTGGAGACCCAGGTGGCCGGTCACCTGGTAGATCACACTCCTTGGCGCCTGATTCGCGTTGCCTTCTAA
- a CDS encoding stalk domain-containing protein, producing MKRFWKLWIGATAILALLVGGAASAAAPLFHGLQTTRVVLDGKEIKADVPAVILEGRTLLPVRALAEALGLQVSWDAQNQTALLKSNKQTCAHSFTTPEGITYTIQGVFADIEDKTAKPAPTATVSVISTITNNSKKPYDLGQAHIWLGDAGSKDSSTRIEGKIVSQKGEPASGSLAPSESTRVWILFNVPADQSGSPNLKPVFGTWTGGHFEPYLNTCPNGHWVEIYPRPNDPTPVWV from the coding sequence GTGAAACGTTTCTGGAAATTGTGGATTGGGGCAACAGCGATACTGGCGCTCTTGGTCGGCGGGGCCGCTTCGGCGGCAGCCCCCCTGTTCCACGGACTTCAGACAACTCGGGTGGTGCTTGACGGAAAAGAGATCAAGGCGGACGTTCCCGCTGTGATCCTGGAAGGACGCACCCTCCTGCCCGTGCGCGCCCTGGCGGAAGCATTGGGTTTGCAGGTCTCATGGGACGCCCAAAACCAGACAGCGCTCCTTAAGAGCAACAAACAAACCTGCGCGCACAGTTTTACCACTCCCGAGGGAATCACTTACACAATACAAGGGGTTTTTGCGGACATCGAGGACAAAACCGCCAAACCCGCCCCAACCGCTACGGTTTCTGTCATAAGCACCATCACCAACAACAGCAAGAAACCCTATGACCTCGGCCAGGCTCACATCTGGCTGGGAGACGCCGGTTCCAAGGACTCTTCCACCCGGATTGAAGGCAAGATCGTCTCTCAGAAGGGAGAACCTGCCTCTGGCAGCTTGGCTCCCTCTGAATCCACCAGGGTCTGGATACTGTTCAACGTGCCCGCAGATCAATCCGGCTCGCCCAACCTAAAACCGGTCTTTGGAACATGGACAGGCGGTCATTTCGAACCGTATTTGAATACGTGCCCGAACGGCCATTGGGTCGAGATTTATCCACGGCCTAATGATCCGACCCCGGTATGGGTCTAG
- a CDS encoding nucleotidyltransferase domain-containing protein, whose amino-acid sequence MVYTADQVNQAVQEYLEKTLPSAPDIEEVWLFGSYANGTPHENSDIDLAVVSPRFAEDYPAAVSALAKAVWDIEAPIQIHGFTREDFETEILGAEIRRTGKCVYKRH is encoded by the coding sequence ATGGTGTACACAGCGGATCAAGTGAACCAGGCTGTTCAAGAGTACTTGGAGAAAACCCTGCCGTCCGCGCCGGACATCGAAGAGGTTTGGCTGTTCGGTTCGTACGCGAACGGCACGCCGCACGAAAACAGCGACATCGATCTAGCCGTCGTGTCGCCGCGTTTCGCGGAAGACTACCCGGCCGCCGTGAGTGCCCTAGCCAAAGCCGTGTGGGACATCGAGGCGCCGATTCAAATCCACGGGTTTACTCGCGAGGACTTCGAGACCGAGATTTTGGGCGCGGAAATACGGCGGACGGGAAAATGCGTCTACAAGAGGCATTAA
- a CDS encoding group I truncated hemoglobin — MSTLYERLGGKEGIGKVVDTFYDKVLADPRVRHFFANTDMEKQRRHQTLFISFAAGGPEYTGRSMRKAHEGLGIQNEHFEAIVELLIDSLREHGVVEADIDTVAQKLAPLRSDIVERGRSALNEVSRPF, encoded by the coding sequence ATGTCGACGTTGTACGAACGCCTCGGGGGAAAAGAAGGGATTGGAAAGGTCGTCGATACCTTTTACGACAAAGTCTTGGCCGATCCCCGCGTCCGCCACTTCTTTGCCAACACAGACATGGAAAAACAGCGCCGACATCAGACGCTGTTCATCTCGTTCGCCGCGGGAGGTCCGGAGTACACCGGCCGGAGCATGCGAAAGGCGCATGAGGGACTCGGTATTCAGAACGAACATTTCGAGGCGATAGTGGAATTGTTGATCGATTCTCTAAGGGAACACGGAGTGGTGGAAGCAGACATCGACACAGTGGCGCAAAAATTGGCTCCGTTGCGATCGGACATCGTGGAACGTGGAAGAAGCGCGTTGAACGAGGTGTCACGGCCATTCTGA
- a CDS encoding GerAB/ArcD/ProY family transporter has protein sequence MQQLSRVQFIMVSIWVFLGTGFLTLPFTIGQFTVRDAWIVPLLFVPQGLIVAGVITLFRRTFPGQSLVQGCHTAFGPFRGKIPSLWFLIMTLVVECFVLREVGLFLTATILPSTPEYVVDMVFMIPVGYAVYQGVEVIGRMGETITPIGMGITLLMSLLSMQYADLSHYHPVLADGWTPVLRGSVVVWMYAWLLMFVLQLGGAVQRVGKDLLMVVLIITLGGFIAEPTITMILGPSAAYTLYPILEVVRTIRIADFLERLDTFYVIGIIAGIFLQCSLIHYAFATGVGQWIGLRNYRPVVWSGAALVWAGSIFFIRDEAMFLDYVRYVGWGYLTLTGIGIPSLAVVVHRWHRRRKA, from the coding sequence ATGCAACAATTGTCCCGCGTGCAGTTCATCATGGTGAGCATCTGGGTTTTTCTGGGCACTGGATTTTTGACATTACCGTTTACCATCGGACAATTCACTGTGCGGGATGCTTGGATCGTCCCTTTGCTTTTTGTGCCTCAGGGGTTGATCGTGGCCGGGGTGATCACTTTGTTCCGACGGACCTTCCCGGGGCAATCGCTGGTGCAAGGCTGTCACACGGCTTTCGGCCCGTTTCGGGGAAAAATTCCGAGTTTGTGGTTCCTGATCATGACACTTGTCGTCGAATGTTTCGTTCTTCGCGAAGTGGGCCTGTTTTTGACTGCCACGATCCTGCCTTCGACCCCAGAATACGTTGTGGATATGGTGTTTATGATTCCCGTTGGGTACGCGGTGTATCAAGGGGTGGAAGTAATCGGGAGAATGGGGGAAACCATCACGCCCATCGGGATGGGCATTACGCTGCTCATGTCGTTGCTCTCGATGCAATATGCGGATCTTTCCCACTATCATCCTGTTTTGGCGGACGGTTGGACCCCTGTTCTGCGGGGCAGTGTGGTAGTCTGGATGTACGCGTGGCTGTTGATGTTTGTCCTGCAACTGGGCGGAGCGGTTCAACGAGTGGGGAAAGATCTTCTGATGGTCGTGTTGATCATTACGTTGGGAGGGTTTATCGCCGAACCGACCATTACTATGATTTTGGGGCCGAGTGCGGCTTATACTCTTTATCCGATCTTGGAGGTGGTGCGGACCATTCGGATTGCCGATTTTCTGGAGCGTTTGGATACGTTTTACGTGATCGGGATCATCGCCGGTATCTTTCTGCAGTGTTCTTTGATTCACTACGCTTTTGCAACCGGCGTCGGTCAATGGATCGGGCTGAGGAACTATCGTCCTGTCGTGTGGAGCGGCGCAGCGCTGGTCTGGGCGGGCAGTATTTTTTTCATACGGGATGAAGCGATGTTTTTGGACTATGTTAGGTATGTCGGCTGGGGGTACCTCACACTGACGGGGATTGGCATTCCGAGTTTGGCCGTTGTCGTCCACCGGTGGCATCGGCGCCGCAAAGCATGA
- a CDS encoding HEPN domain-containing protein, giving the protein MDKPIRCRVCRKPLRSKESIDRGVGPTCAKHIPYKDISQIARKDVRYWIQEAYEDISTAYFLKRAGKRKLESAFFAHLAVEKAIKSLVAQNTHEVPPKIHNLVELAKRAGLHTTQDQREFLLMLNVYEIEGRYPAERAKILARTPDSRFEEILEKASGFIQWCTQRIK; this is encoded by the coding sequence ATGGACAAACCGATTCGGTGCCGGGTATGCCGTAAGCCTTTGCGTTCAAAAGAAAGCATTGACCGTGGCGTAGGTCCCACGTGCGCCAAGCACATTCCGTACAAGGACATTTCTCAAATCGCCCGTAAAGATGTTCGATATTGGATCCAGGAAGCGTATGAAGACATTTCGACCGCGTATTTCCTAAAACGCGCTGGAAAGCGAAAACTAGAATCCGCTTTCTTTGCACACTTGGCCGTTGAAAAGGCCATAAAGTCTCTCGTCGCGCAGAACACCCATGAAGTGCCTCCAAAGATCCACAATCTCGTGGAGTTGGCTAAACGCGCAGGACTACATACGACTCAAGATCAGCGAGAATTTCTGCTCATGCTCAACGTGTATGAAATCGAAGGAAGGTATCCGGCGGAACGGGCGAAAATCCTTGCCCGAACACCCGATTCCCGTTTTGAAGAAATCCTGGAGAAAGCGAGTGGGTTTATCCAATGGTGTACACAGCGGATCAAGTGA
- a CDS encoding multicopper oxidase domain-containing protein, translating into MEILGEAAGDTAGTVQSAVEGAGSAGGAIANVLLLMVGLLIGLVGLAAIQEKWLERGLRESGTRLAYMTAAGIGLHNFSEGLAIGQSFATGKTALAIGLVIGFALHNATEGFGIVGASTRTGERLSWASILLLGAIGGGLTFVGTLLGSLWTSEFVSIFVLAMAGGAILYVVKELLFAVRKETAQKLIMAALAIGFGLGWGTEVVADAAQGGEAKEEHALREPDGDVLPATAAKTGAVAPISAEENARQRQAANQLLHEEALSPKVLPDGTKEYDLTASVFPWKLYPGATIDAWGYNHTVPGPLIRVRVGDKVAIVLKNDLPQPTTLHLHGLAVPNAMDGVPQMATGSGTVGTQPEIPPGGSYTYRFTVTDQMIGTHLYHTHVNDDFQMDMGLHGVIVIDPRQSSTTPPYDVDAVYEISSFKVGGSEEENVFALNGKAFPEAPTLTVHRGDRVLLRLVNASAEEFHVMHLHGYTFDIVAKDGNSLSQPERANTISLGPAQTADIAFTADNPGQWMFHCHILDHTVNPSEAGDGSAHRMASMGGLVTFINVE; encoded by the coding sequence GTGGAGATTCTCGGTGAAGCGGCGGGGGATACAGCCGGCACCGTCCAATCTGCCGTTGAGGGGGCGGGGTCGGCGGGGGGCGCGATCGCCAATGTCCTCTTGTTGATGGTTGGGCTGCTCATCGGCCTGGTCGGCTTGGCGGCCATCCAAGAGAAGTGGCTTGAGCGGGGATTGCGAGAAAGTGGGACTCGCCTGGCTTACATGACAGCCGCCGGGATCGGGCTGCACAACTTCAGCGAAGGGCTGGCCATCGGCCAATCGTTCGCCACAGGCAAAACTGCCTTGGCCATCGGTCTGGTCATCGGTTTTGCCCTCCACAACGCCACCGAGGGGTTCGGGATCGTCGGCGCCTCGACCCGAACAGGAGAGCGCCTGTCCTGGGCTTCCATTCTCCTTTTGGGAGCGATCGGCGGCGGCCTAACCTTTGTCGGGACGTTGTTGGGCAGTCTGTGGACCTCCGAGTTCGTGTCCATCTTCGTTCTCGCCATGGCCGGAGGAGCGATCCTCTACGTAGTGAAAGAACTCCTGTTTGCCGTGCGCAAGGAAACGGCCCAAAAACTTATTATGGCCGCCTTGGCGATCGGCTTTGGCCTCGGGTGGGGAACCGAAGTGGTGGCAGACGCCGCCCAGGGAGGCGAAGCTAAAGAGGAGCACGCCCTTCGGGAACCGGATGGCGATGTACTGCCGGCCACAGCAGCCAAAACCGGAGCTGTAGCCCCGATTTCGGCCGAGGAGAACGCACGACAACGGCAGGCGGCCAACCAGCTGTTGCACGAGGAGGCCCTAAGTCCCAAAGTCCTGCCCGATGGTACAAAGGAATACGATCTGACGGCGTCCGTGTTTCCCTGGAAGCTCTACCCCGGTGCCACCATCGACGCATGGGGATACAATCACACGGTGCCCGGGCCCCTCATCCGAGTCCGAGTGGGAGACAAAGTGGCCATTGTATTGAAGAACGATCTTCCCCAGCCGACCACTCTGCATTTGCATGGGCTGGCTGTTCCCAATGCGATGGATGGCGTGCCACAGATGGCCACGGGCTCGGGAACCGTCGGAACCCAGCCGGAGATTCCACCGGGCGGTTCATACACCTATCGATTTACCGTGACGGATCAAATGATCGGAACACACCTGTACCACACCCACGTGAACGACGATTTTCAGATGGATATGGGTCTTCATGGAGTGATCGTTATCGATCCGCGTCAGTCCTCCACAACTCCACCCTACGACGTCGATGCCGTGTACGAGATATCGAGTTTTAAAGTTGGCGGGAGTGAGGAGGAAAATGTCTTCGCCCTAAATGGCAAGGCTTTTCCTGAGGCCCCCACGCTCACCGTGCATCGCGGGGACCGCGTTCTTCTGCGCCTTGTGAACGCCAGCGCCGAGGAATTTCACGTCATGCACCTGCACGGGTATACGTTTGACATTGTGGCCAAGGACGGCAATTCGCTGTCGCAACCAGAACGGGCCAACACCATCAGCCTGGGCCCCGCCCAAACGGCGGATATCGCGTTCACGGCGGACAACCCCGGGCAATGGATGTTCCACTGCCATATTCTCGACCACACCGTCAATCCCAGTGAGGCGGGAGATGGATCCGCCCACCGAATGGCCTCTATGGGCGGTTTGGTCACGTTCATCAACGTGGAATAA
- a CDS encoding RpnC/YadD family protein: MDAGTIRYRIENLYLNRMDGDGALETLQRHLAAHEWTESDRVRLAFAFHMHFTNRSRDEAFSEIVDLVQRLPRRDEQNYVAALILGFSGRILTDEQMERLKGVLSMTDLLKAIEQEALEKGLQQGRQEEKREVAERMFKRGASVADVVEITGLSEAEAEEIRRKALQ; this comes from the coding sequence TTGGATGCCGGAACCATCCGGTACAGGATCGAGAATTTGTACTTGAACCGGATGGACGGTGACGGGGCTTTGGAGACGTTACAAAGGCACTTGGCGGCGCACGAGTGGACGGAATCCGACCGGGTGCGGCTGGCGTTTGCGTTTCACATGCACTTTACCAACCGGTCGCGGGATGAGGCGTTTTCGGAGATCGTGGATCTGGTTCAGCGTTTGCCGCGCAGGGATGAGCAGAACTATGTTGCAGCGTTGATTCTGGGCTTCAGTGGTCGGATTTTGACGGACGAACAGATGGAGAGGTTGAAGGGGGTGTTGAGCATGACCGATCTGCTGAAGGCCATTGAGCAGGAAGCGTTGGAGAAGGGGTTGCAACAGGGGCGGCAGGAAGAAAAGCGGGAAGTTGCCGAGCGGATGTTTAAGCGCGGCGCGTCGGTGGCGGACGTGGTGGAGATCACGGGTCTTTCTGAAGCCGAGGCCGAAGAGATTCGCCGGAAGGCATTGCAGTGA
- a CDS encoding helix-turn-helix domain-containing protein, protein MIKCHLSKLMGKHKHSLTDVHRLTGLSRATLHRLYHETNDAIRYETIEKLCSLYRCQVGDLIEWIPGDKVNDENGQTDSVPGMP, encoded by the coding sequence ATGATCAAATGCCACCTCTCCAAACTCATGGGCAAGCATAAGCATTCACTTACCGATGTCCATCGTTTGACAGGACTTAGTCGAGCAACGTTGCATCGCCTGTATCACGAAACCAACGACGCCATTCGGTATGAAACCATCGAGAAGCTTTGCTCGCTTTATCGGTGCCAAGTTGGAGACTTGATCGAATGGATTCCCGGCGACAAGGTGAATGATGAAAATGGACAAACCGATTCGGTGCCGGGTATGCCGTAA
- the nirD gene encoding nitrite reductase small subunit NirD — translation MAMKKVSVARVSDLPVQLGQMVRLGELEVALFRLPSGDVYAVENRCPHKGGPLAEGIVCGTSVFCPFHDWKINLATGRAEPPDEGCVRTFPVMVEGDQVFLVLSEEMPVSSG, via the coding sequence ATGGCGATGAAAAAAGTCTCGGTAGCCCGTGTGTCTGACTTGCCGGTTCAACTGGGACAGATGGTCCGGCTGGGAGAGCTGGAAGTGGCGCTGTTCCGGCTCCCGTCGGGGGACGTCTACGCGGTGGAAAACCGCTGTCCCCACAAAGGGGGGCCGCTGGCCGAAGGGATCGTTTGTGGAACGTCCGTTTTCTGTCCGTTTCACGACTGGAAAATCAACCTCGCCACCGGTCGTGCCGAACCCCCGGATGAAGGTTGTGTCCGTACCTTCCCGGTGATGGTGGAAGGGGACCAAGTCTTTCTCGTTCTGTCCGAAGAGATGCCGGTCTCCTCGGGCTGA